CGTCAGCAGCGCAAAGCCGACGACGATCCATTTCCTCCGGAGGACGATCCTCCAGTAGTCCTTTAGATGCGTTTCTTGTGCGAAGTCAATCTGGGGCTGTACGGCTGTTGTAGACATAGTCCTCACCTCTTCTTATTAAAAAGTATGACTTTTTAGAAGAAACTCTTGGGAACGTTGATAATATCGCCGCCCTGGATCATGACGTTGTCTTTGGCCTTCCCGTCCATCATGTCCTGAATATTGGCTTCGATAGTTTGCTCCCCGCCATCTGCGTCCTTGCGAATGATCCGGACCTTCTTTTCATTGGCGACAGGCGTGAGCCCGCCGGCGATGGAAATGGCCTCCATCAATGAAAGCTGTCCGATGATCTCATAATTCCCGGGCTGGCGGACTTCGCCGAGCACGGAAAACCGGCTGTGTTCAAGGACGAAAATGGTAATGTGAGGGTTTTTGATGTAGCCGTCTTTGAGGATGTTTTCGACGAGCTGCTCGGCTTCGGAAACGG
This Verrucomicrobiia bacterium DNA region includes the following protein-coding sequences:
- a CDS encoding polysaccharide biosynthesis/export family protein, with translation MNPHEKHEKLFSPKTLILLFLALATATATAAAQPLTGGLPDAVQDTAEPGYTIGPENLLQIKILGEGNLQSTFRVDDTGFITHPLAGRIKLMGKTVSEAEQLVENILKDGYIKNPHITIFVLEHSRFSVLGEVRQPGNYEIIGQLSLMEAISIAGGLTPVANEKKVRIIRKDADGGEQTIEANIQDMMDGKAKDNVMIQGGDIINVPKSFF